Proteins from one Elephas maximus indicus isolate mEleMax1 chromosome 12, mEleMax1 primary haplotype, whole genome shotgun sequence genomic window:
- the CCDC78 gene encoding coiled-coil domain-containing protein 78 isoform X1, with product MEKGAPAGVRPKPPPRAAENVLPWAEDLRLGAPGDTPAWAISVQPESLSDLELSEEQWLQISKELVDLQLTIHQLREQHEAQIFELKSEVLRLESRVLELELHREQGSWGQHQAPAQGHSNDQRLQDALRRHQTQPKDFMPLKSRQQKLQNPQLGEAERALELQRAQQQVLEMRVEALGRQLQRAQEEARAAGQRVATQARVLSACQGQLHQAEAKNSQLQIQLKKLNEQYVIRLQHYAQDMADYANGAGQAPATAPLRAFLEATLEDIRAAHRSREKQLARAARTYHKRLADLSCRHKELLAIHSVQQAPSQVLADPTMAPWPSKAVLDAATWDLKRMPMYLAAELGPLWEEKAKLEMHLWMLQAQVTLPAAPHQPWGTKPQNYPGLLPAPPSPTLGPLRGLPHSSNQEPLLHSLDMSPRPFTAWGPETLLLFPQKGPSEASLGALEPQQHHLEAQGTQPERGPWSTPHAHPTHRGLDAASWAQIHQKLQDFSRGTQVVGKGLGGPHLCPGLTAPPAFQAELEQERAQLLVRATAAEAQLSELQEYVDQHLSRWANPRASVCGRADATVPSQAGDFNLASLNRYKQEILTLRKLVGTGDPSKVGAVPPAKPPRPRTHNR from the exons GTTCTGCCATGGGCTGAGGACTTGCGGCTAGGGGCCCCAGGTGACACCCCAGCCTGGGCCATCAGTGTCCAGCCGGAGTCACTGTCAGACCTGGAGCTGAGTGAGGAGCAGTGGCTGCAG ATCTCCAAGGAGCTGGTCGACCTGCAGCTCACCATCCATCAACTTCGGGAGCAGCATGAGGCCCAGATCTTCGAGCTGAAGAGTGAG GTCCTGCGGCTGGAGAGCCGAGTGCTGGAGCTGGAGCTGCATAGGGAACAGGGCAGCTGGGGACAGCACCAGGCACCAGCACAGGGCcactctaatgaccaaagactccAGGATGCCTTGAGGAGGCACCAG ACACAGCCCAAGGACTTCATGCCCCTGAAGTCCAGGCAACAGAAGCTGCAGAACCCT CAGCTGGGAGAAGCAGAGAGGGCACTGGAACTGCAGAGGGCCCAGCAGCAGGTGCTGGAGATGCGTGT GGAAGCCCTGGGCCGGCAGCTGCAGAGAGCCCAAGAGGAGGCCAGGGCAGCTGGGCAGCGAGTGGCCACACAAGCCCGG GTGCTGTCCGCCTGCCAGGGCCAGCTCCACCAGGCAGAGGCCAAGAACAGCCAGCTGCAGATACAGCTCAAGAAACTGAATGAGCAATATGTGATCCGGCTGCAGCACTATGCCCAGGACATGGCA GACTATGCAAATGGTGCAGGCCAGGCGCCAGCCACTGCACCCCTTCGGGCATTCCTGGAGGCCACCCTGGAGGACATCCGGGCTGCGCATCGAAGCCGAGAGAAGCAGCTGGCCCGGGCTGCACGCACCTACCACAAGCGCCTGGCAGACCTGAGTTGTCGACATAAGGAGCTGCTGGCCATCCACAG TGTGCAGCAGGCTCCATCCCAAGTGTTGGCGGACCCCACCATGGCCCCCTGGCCCTCCAAGGCTGTCCTTGATGCAGCCACTTGGGACCTCAAGCGGATGCCCATGTACCTGGCTGCAGAGCTTGGCCCCCTGTGGGAGGAGAAGGCAAAGCTGGAGATGCACCTCTGGATGCTCCAGGCCCAGGTGACCCTCCCTGCTGCCCCACATCAGCCTTGGGGTACAAAGCCCCAGAACTACCCAGGCCTCCTTCCAGCTCCACCAAGCCCAACCCTAGGGCCTCTGAGAGGCCTCCCTCATTCATCCAACCAGGAACCCCTCCTGCACAGCCTGGATATGAGCCCCCGACCATTTACAGCATGGGGGCCTGAGACGCTGCTCTTGTTCCCACAGAAGGGGCCCAGTGAAGCCTCCCTGGGGGCTTTGGAGCCACA GCAGCACCACCTCGAGGCTCAGGGAACTCAACCTGAACGGGGTCCCTGGTCAACACCTCATGCCCACCCCACTCACAGGGGCCTGGACGCTGCATCCTGGGCCCAGATACACCAGAAGCTCCAGGACTTCTCCAGAGGCACCCAGGTAGTGGGCAAGGGCTTGGGGGGCCCTCACCTGTGCCCTGGGCTCACGGCCCCTCCTGCATTCCAGGCTGAGCTGGAACAGGAGCGGGCACAGCTGCTGGTCCGGGCCACGGCAGCCGAGGCTCAGCTCTCTGAGCTACAAGAGTATGTGGACCAGCACCTGAGCAGGTGGGCTAACCCCAGGGCCTCAGTGTGTGGGAGGGCAGATGCCACTGTCCCCAGCCAGGCAGGGGATTTCAACCTGGCCTCTCTAAACAGGTACAAGCAGGAGATCCTGACGCTGAGAAAGCTGGTGGGAACGGGGGACCCCTCGAAAGTGGGGGCTGTGCCACCAGCCAAGCCCCCGCGCCCAAGGACCCACAACCGGTAA
- the CCDC78 gene encoding coiled-coil domain-containing protein 78 isoform X8, which translates to MEKGAPAGVRPKPPPRAAENVLPWAEDLRLGAPGDTPAWAISVQPESLSDLELSEEQWLQISKELVDLQLTIHQLREQHEAQIFELKSEVLRLESRVLELELHREQGSWGQHQAPAQGHSNDQRLQDALRRHQTQPKDFMPLKSRQQKLQNPQLGEAERALELQRAQQQVLEMRVEALGRQLQRAQEEARAAGQRVATQARVLSACQGQLHQAEAKNSQLQIQLKKLNEQYVIRLQHYAQDMADYANGAGQAPATAPLRAFLEATLEDIRAAHRSREKQLARAARTYHKRLADLSCRHKELLAIHSVQQAPSQVLADPTMAPWPSKAVLDAATWDLKRMPMYLAAELGPLWEEKAKLEMHLWMLQAQVTLPAAPHQPWGTKPQNYPGLLPAPPSPTLGPLRGLPHSSNQEPLLHSLDMSPRPFTAWGPETLLLFPQKGPSEASLGALEPQGLDAASWAQIHQKLQDFSRGTQAELEQERAQLLVRATAAEAQLSELQEYVDQHLSRWANPRASVCGRADATVPSQAGDFNLASLNRYKQEILTLRKLVGTGDPSKVGAVPPAKPPRPRTHNR; encoded by the exons GTTCTGCCATGGGCTGAGGACTTGCGGCTAGGGGCCCCAGGTGACACCCCAGCCTGGGCCATCAGTGTCCAGCCGGAGTCACTGTCAGACCTGGAGCTGAGTGAGGAGCAGTGGCTGCAG ATCTCCAAGGAGCTGGTCGACCTGCAGCTCACCATCCATCAACTTCGGGAGCAGCATGAGGCCCAGATCTTCGAGCTGAAGAGTGAG GTCCTGCGGCTGGAGAGCCGAGTGCTGGAGCTGGAGCTGCATAGGGAACAGGGCAGCTGGGGACAGCACCAGGCACCAGCACAGGGCcactctaatgaccaaagactccAGGATGCCTTGAGGAGGCACCAG ACACAGCCCAAGGACTTCATGCCCCTGAAGTCCAGGCAACAGAAGCTGCAGAACCCT CAGCTGGGAGAAGCAGAGAGGGCACTGGAACTGCAGAGGGCCCAGCAGCAGGTGCTGGAGATGCGTGT GGAAGCCCTGGGCCGGCAGCTGCAGAGAGCCCAAGAGGAGGCCAGGGCAGCTGGGCAGCGAGTGGCCACACAAGCCCGG GTGCTGTCCGCCTGCCAGGGCCAGCTCCACCAGGCAGAGGCCAAGAACAGCCAGCTGCAGATACAGCTCAAGAAACTGAATGAGCAATATGTGATCCGGCTGCAGCACTATGCCCAGGACATGGCA GACTATGCAAATGGTGCAGGCCAGGCGCCAGCCACTGCACCCCTTCGGGCATTCCTGGAGGCCACCCTGGAGGACATCCGGGCTGCGCATCGAAGCCGAGAGAAGCAGCTGGCCCGGGCTGCACGCACCTACCACAAGCGCCTGGCAGACCTGAGTTGTCGACATAAGGAGCTGCTGGCCATCCACAG TGTGCAGCAGGCTCCATCCCAAGTGTTGGCGGACCCCACCATGGCCCCCTGGCCCTCCAAGGCTGTCCTTGATGCAGCCACTTGGGACCTCAAGCGGATGCCCATGTACCTGGCTGCAGAGCTTGGCCCCCTGTGGGAGGAGAAGGCAAAGCTGGAGATGCACCTCTGGATGCTCCAGGCCCAGGTGACCCTCCCTGCTGCCCCACATCAGCCTTGGGGTACAAAGCCCCAGAACTACCCAGGCCTCCTTCCAGCTCCACCAAGCCCAACCCTAGGGCCTCTGAGAGGCCTCCCTCATTCATCCAACCAGGAACCCCTCCTGCACAGCCTGGATATGAGCCCCCGACCATTTACAGCATGGGGGCCTGAGACGCTGCTCTTGTTCCCACAGAAGGGGCCCAGTGAAGCCTCCCTGGGGGCTTTGGAGCCACA GGGCCTGGACGCTGCATCCTGGGCCCAGATACACCAGAAGCTCCAGGACTTCTCCAGAGGCACCCAG GCTGAGCTGGAACAGGAGCGGGCACAGCTGCTGGTCCGGGCCACGGCAGCCGAGGCTCAGCTCTCTGAGCTACAAGAGTATGTGGACCAGCACCTGAGCAGGTGGGCTAACCCCAGGGCCTCAGTGTGTGGGAGGGCAGATGCCACTGTCCCCAGCCAGGCAGGGGATTTCAACCTGGCCTCTCTAAACAGGTACAAGCAGGAGATCCTGACGCTGAGAAAGCTGGTGGGAACGGGGGACCCCTCGAAAGTGGGGGCTGTGCCACCAGCCAAGCCCCCGCGCCCAAGGACCCACAACCGGTAA
- the CCDC78 gene encoding coiled-coil domain-containing protein 78 isoform X10, which yields MEKGAPAGVRPKPPPRAAENVLPWAEDLRLGAPGDTPAWAISVQPESLSDLELSEEQWLQISKELVDLQLTIHQLREQHEAQIFELKSEVLRLESRVLELELHREQGSWGQHQAPAQGHSNDQRLQDALRRHQTQPKDFMPLKSRQQKLQNPQLGEAERALELQRAQQQVLEMRVEALGRQLQRAQEEARAAGQRVATQARVLSACQGQLHQAEAKNSQLQIQLKKLNEQYVIRLQHYAQDMADYANGAGQAPATAPLRAFLEATLEDIRAAHRSREKQLARAARTYHKRLADLSCRHKELLAIHSVQQAPSQVLADPTMAPWPSKAVLDAATWDLKRMPMYLAAELGPLWEEKAKLEMHLWMLQAQKGPSEASLGALEPQQHHLEAQGTQPERGPWSTPHAHPTHRGLDAASWAQIHQKLQDFSRGTQVVGKGLGGPHLCPGLTAPPAFQAELEQERAQLLVRATAAEAQLSELQEYVDQHLSRWANPRASVCGRADATVPSQAGDFNLASLNRYKQEILTLRKLVGTGDPSKVGAVPPAKPPRPRTHNR from the exons GTTCTGCCATGGGCTGAGGACTTGCGGCTAGGGGCCCCAGGTGACACCCCAGCCTGGGCCATCAGTGTCCAGCCGGAGTCACTGTCAGACCTGGAGCTGAGTGAGGAGCAGTGGCTGCAG ATCTCCAAGGAGCTGGTCGACCTGCAGCTCACCATCCATCAACTTCGGGAGCAGCATGAGGCCCAGATCTTCGAGCTGAAGAGTGAG GTCCTGCGGCTGGAGAGCCGAGTGCTGGAGCTGGAGCTGCATAGGGAACAGGGCAGCTGGGGACAGCACCAGGCACCAGCACAGGGCcactctaatgaccaaagactccAGGATGCCTTGAGGAGGCACCAG ACACAGCCCAAGGACTTCATGCCCCTGAAGTCCAGGCAACAGAAGCTGCAGAACCCT CAGCTGGGAGAAGCAGAGAGGGCACTGGAACTGCAGAGGGCCCAGCAGCAGGTGCTGGAGATGCGTGT GGAAGCCCTGGGCCGGCAGCTGCAGAGAGCCCAAGAGGAGGCCAGGGCAGCTGGGCAGCGAGTGGCCACACAAGCCCGG GTGCTGTCCGCCTGCCAGGGCCAGCTCCACCAGGCAGAGGCCAAGAACAGCCAGCTGCAGATACAGCTCAAGAAACTGAATGAGCAATATGTGATCCGGCTGCAGCACTATGCCCAGGACATGGCA GACTATGCAAATGGTGCAGGCCAGGCGCCAGCCACTGCACCCCTTCGGGCATTCCTGGAGGCCACCCTGGAGGACATCCGGGCTGCGCATCGAAGCCGAGAGAAGCAGCTGGCCCGGGCTGCACGCACCTACCACAAGCGCCTGGCAGACCTGAGTTGTCGACATAAGGAGCTGCTGGCCATCCACAG TGTGCAGCAGGCTCCATCCCAAGTGTTGGCGGACCCCACCATGGCCCCCTGGCCCTCCAAGGCTGTCCTTGATGCAGCCACTTGGGACCTCAAGCGGATGCCCATGTACCTGGCTGCAGAGCTTGGCCCCCTGTGGGAGGAGAAGGCAAAGCTGGAGATGCACCTCTGGATGCTCCAGGCCCAG AAGGGGCCCAGTGAAGCCTCCCTGGGGGCTTTGGAGCCACA GCAGCACCACCTCGAGGCTCAGGGAACTCAACCTGAACGGGGTCCCTGGTCAACACCTCATGCCCACCCCACTCACAGGGGCCTGGACGCTGCATCCTGGGCCCAGATACACCAGAAGCTCCAGGACTTCTCCAGAGGCACCCAGGTAGTGGGCAAGGGCTTGGGGGGCCCTCACCTGTGCCCTGGGCTCACGGCCCCTCCTGCATTCCAGGCTGAGCTGGAACAGGAGCGGGCACAGCTGCTGGTCCGGGCCACGGCAGCCGAGGCTCAGCTCTCTGAGCTACAAGAGTATGTGGACCAGCACCTGAGCAGGTGGGCTAACCCCAGGGCCTCAGTGTGTGGGAGGGCAGATGCCACTGTCCCCAGCCAGGCAGGGGATTTCAACCTGGCCTCTCTAAACAGGTACAAGCAGGAGATCCTGACGCTGAGAAAGCTGGTGGGAACGGGGGACCCCTCGAAAGTGGGGGCTGTGCCACCAGCCAAGCCCCCGCGCCCAAGGACCCACAACCGGTAA
- the CCDC78 gene encoding coiled-coil domain-containing protein 78 isoform X4 — MEKGAPAGVRPKPPPRAAENVLPWAEDLRLGAPGDTPAWAISVQPESLSDLELSEEQWLQISKELVDLQLTIHQLREQHEAQIFELKSEVLRLESRVLELELHREQGSWGQHQAPAQGHSNDQRLQDALRRHQTQPKDFMPLKSRQQKLQNPQLGEAERALELQRAQQQVLEMRVEALGRQLQRAQEEARAAGQRVATQARVLSACQGQLHQAEAKNSQLQIQLKKLNEQYVIRLQHYAQDMADYANGAGQAPATAPLRAFLEATLEDIRAAHRSREKQLARAARTYHKRLADLSCRHKELLAIHSVQQAPSQVLADPTMAPWPSKAVLDAATWDLKRMPMYLAAELGPLWEEKAKLEMHLWMLQAQVTLPAAPHQPWGTKPQNYPGLLPAPPSPTLGPLRGLPHSSNQEPLLHSLDMSPRPFTAWGPETLLLFPQKGPSEASLGALEPQGLDAASWAQIHQKLQDFSRGTQVVGKGLGGPHLCPGLTAPPAFQAELEQERAQLLVRATAAEAQLSELQEYVDQHLSRWANPRASVCGRADATVPSQAGDFNLASLNRYKQEILTLRKLVGTGDPSKVGAVPPAKPPRPRTHNR; from the exons GTTCTGCCATGGGCTGAGGACTTGCGGCTAGGGGCCCCAGGTGACACCCCAGCCTGGGCCATCAGTGTCCAGCCGGAGTCACTGTCAGACCTGGAGCTGAGTGAGGAGCAGTGGCTGCAG ATCTCCAAGGAGCTGGTCGACCTGCAGCTCACCATCCATCAACTTCGGGAGCAGCATGAGGCCCAGATCTTCGAGCTGAAGAGTGAG GTCCTGCGGCTGGAGAGCCGAGTGCTGGAGCTGGAGCTGCATAGGGAACAGGGCAGCTGGGGACAGCACCAGGCACCAGCACAGGGCcactctaatgaccaaagactccAGGATGCCTTGAGGAGGCACCAG ACACAGCCCAAGGACTTCATGCCCCTGAAGTCCAGGCAACAGAAGCTGCAGAACCCT CAGCTGGGAGAAGCAGAGAGGGCACTGGAACTGCAGAGGGCCCAGCAGCAGGTGCTGGAGATGCGTGT GGAAGCCCTGGGCCGGCAGCTGCAGAGAGCCCAAGAGGAGGCCAGGGCAGCTGGGCAGCGAGTGGCCACACAAGCCCGG GTGCTGTCCGCCTGCCAGGGCCAGCTCCACCAGGCAGAGGCCAAGAACAGCCAGCTGCAGATACAGCTCAAGAAACTGAATGAGCAATATGTGATCCGGCTGCAGCACTATGCCCAGGACATGGCA GACTATGCAAATGGTGCAGGCCAGGCGCCAGCCACTGCACCCCTTCGGGCATTCCTGGAGGCCACCCTGGAGGACATCCGGGCTGCGCATCGAAGCCGAGAGAAGCAGCTGGCCCGGGCTGCACGCACCTACCACAAGCGCCTGGCAGACCTGAGTTGTCGACATAAGGAGCTGCTGGCCATCCACAG TGTGCAGCAGGCTCCATCCCAAGTGTTGGCGGACCCCACCATGGCCCCCTGGCCCTCCAAGGCTGTCCTTGATGCAGCCACTTGGGACCTCAAGCGGATGCCCATGTACCTGGCTGCAGAGCTTGGCCCCCTGTGGGAGGAGAAGGCAAAGCTGGAGATGCACCTCTGGATGCTCCAGGCCCAGGTGACCCTCCCTGCTGCCCCACATCAGCCTTGGGGTACAAAGCCCCAGAACTACCCAGGCCTCCTTCCAGCTCCACCAAGCCCAACCCTAGGGCCTCTGAGAGGCCTCCCTCATTCATCCAACCAGGAACCCCTCCTGCACAGCCTGGATATGAGCCCCCGACCATTTACAGCATGGGGGCCTGAGACGCTGCTCTTGTTCCCACAGAAGGGGCCCAGTGAAGCCTCCCTGGGGGCTTTGGAGCCACA GGGCCTGGACGCTGCATCCTGGGCCCAGATACACCAGAAGCTCCAGGACTTCTCCAGAGGCACCCAGGTAGTGGGCAAGGGCTTGGGGGGCCCTCACCTGTGCCCTGGGCTCACGGCCCCTCCTGCATTCCAGGCTGAGCTGGAACAGGAGCGGGCACAGCTGCTGGTCCGGGCCACGGCAGCCGAGGCTCAGCTCTCTGAGCTACAAGAGTATGTGGACCAGCACCTGAGCAGGTGGGCTAACCCCAGGGCCTCAGTGTGTGGGAGGGCAGATGCCACTGTCCCCAGCCAGGCAGGGGATTTCAACCTGGCCTCTCTAAACAGGTACAAGCAGGAGATCCTGACGCTGAGAAAGCTGGTGGGAACGGGGGACCCCTCGAAAGTGGGGGCTGTGCCACCAGCCAAGCCCCCGCGCCCAAGGACCCACAACCGGTAA
- the CCDC78 gene encoding coiled-coil domain-containing protein 78 isoform X6 — translation MEKGAPAGVRPKPPPRAAENISKELVDLQLTIHQLREQHEAQIFELKSEVLRLESRVLELELHREQGSWGQHQAPAQGHSNDQRLQDALRRHQTQPKDFMPLKSRQQKLQNPQLGEAERALELQRAQQQVLEMRVEALGRQLQRAQEEARAAGQRVATQARVLSACQGQLHQAEAKNSQLQIQLKKLNEQYVIRLQHYAQDMADYANGAGQAPATAPLRAFLEATLEDIRAAHRSREKQLARAARTYHKRLADLSCRHKELLAIHSVQQAPSQVLADPTMAPWPSKAVLDAATWDLKRMPMYLAAELGPLWEEKAKLEMHLWMLQAQVTLPAAPHQPWGTKPQNYPGLLPAPPSPTLGPLRGLPHSSNQEPLLHSLDMSPRPFTAWGPETLLLFPQKGPSEASLGALEPQQHHLEAQGTQPERGPWSTPHAHPTHRGLDAASWAQIHQKLQDFSRGTQVVGKGLGGPHLCPGLTAPPAFQAELEQERAQLLVRATAAEAQLSELQEYVDQHLSRWANPRASVCGRADATVPSQAGDFNLASLNRYKQEILTLRKLVGTGDPSKVGAVPPAKPPRPRTHNR, via the exons ATCTCCAAGGAGCTGGTCGACCTGCAGCTCACCATCCATCAACTTCGGGAGCAGCATGAGGCCCAGATCTTCGAGCTGAAGAGTGAG GTCCTGCGGCTGGAGAGCCGAGTGCTGGAGCTGGAGCTGCATAGGGAACAGGGCAGCTGGGGACAGCACCAGGCACCAGCACAGGGCcactctaatgaccaaagactccAGGATGCCTTGAGGAGGCACCAG ACACAGCCCAAGGACTTCATGCCCCTGAAGTCCAGGCAACAGAAGCTGCAGAACCCT CAGCTGGGAGAAGCAGAGAGGGCACTGGAACTGCAGAGGGCCCAGCAGCAGGTGCTGGAGATGCGTGT GGAAGCCCTGGGCCGGCAGCTGCAGAGAGCCCAAGAGGAGGCCAGGGCAGCTGGGCAGCGAGTGGCCACACAAGCCCGG GTGCTGTCCGCCTGCCAGGGCCAGCTCCACCAGGCAGAGGCCAAGAACAGCCAGCTGCAGATACAGCTCAAGAAACTGAATGAGCAATATGTGATCCGGCTGCAGCACTATGCCCAGGACATGGCA GACTATGCAAATGGTGCAGGCCAGGCGCCAGCCACTGCACCCCTTCGGGCATTCCTGGAGGCCACCCTGGAGGACATCCGGGCTGCGCATCGAAGCCGAGAGAAGCAGCTGGCCCGGGCTGCACGCACCTACCACAAGCGCCTGGCAGACCTGAGTTGTCGACATAAGGAGCTGCTGGCCATCCACAG TGTGCAGCAGGCTCCATCCCAAGTGTTGGCGGACCCCACCATGGCCCCCTGGCCCTCCAAGGCTGTCCTTGATGCAGCCACTTGGGACCTCAAGCGGATGCCCATGTACCTGGCTGCAGAGCTTGGCCCCCTGTGGGAGGAGAAGGCAAAGCTGGAGATGCACCTCTGGATGCTCCAGGCCCAGGTGACCCTCCCTGCTGCCCCACATCAGCCTTGGGGTACAAAGCCCCAGAACTACCCAGGCCTCCTTCCAGCTCCACCAAGCCCAACCCTAGGGCCTCTGAGAGGCCTCCCTCATTCATCCAACCAGGAACCCCTCCTGCACAGCCTGGATATGAGCCCCCGACCATTTACAGCATGGGGGCCTGAGACGCTGCTCTTGTTCCCACAGAAGGGGCCCAGTGAAGCCTCCCTGGGGGCTTTGGAGCCACA GCAGCACCACCTCGAGGCTCAGGGAACTCAACCTGAACGGGGTCCCTGGTCAACACCTCATGCCCACCCCACTCACAGGGGCCTGGACGCTGCATCCTGGGCCCAGATACACCAGAAGCTCCAGGACTTCTCCAGAGGCACCCAGGTAGTGGGCAAGGGCTTGGGGGGCCCTCACCTGTGCCCTGGGCTCACGGCCCCTCCTGCATTCCAGGCTGAGCTGGAACAGGAGCGGGCACAGCTGCTGGTCCGGGCCACGGCAGCCGAGGCTCAGCTCTCTGAGCTACAAGAGTATGTGGACCAGCACCTGAGCAGGTGGGCTAACCCCAGGGCCTCAGTGTGTGGGAGGGCAGATGCCACTGTCCCCAGCCAGGCAGGGGATTTCAACCTGGCCTCTCTAAACAGGTACAAGCAGGAGATCCTGACGCTGAGAAAGCTGGTGGGAACGGGGGACCCCTCGAAAGTGGGGGCTGTGCCACCAGCCAAGCCCCCGCGCCCAAGGACCCACAACCGGTAA